One stretch of Candidatus Zixiibacteriota bacterium DNA includes these proteins:
- the fliF gene encoding flagellar M-ring protein FliF, whose translation KANQRKRMNLTELKNQLVNLWGQMSLLKRVTLGVLCLIIFSGLIVIYSRAHRVEYVTLYNGLEADEAGAIIEKLKSSKVPYKISDGGKVILVPSDEAEEVRLQLAREGLPKSGVGYEIFDKKSWGMTDFVEKINYKRALEGELARTIGELKEIESVRVHLVLPEEKLFKEDKREPSASVMLKLKPGFKLSGSQALGIAKLIANSIEGLSTANVTIIDFNGDILFSGETEQSPEEFLSSPIQTEKEAGVDLKNKASPLSGYSTKTEETENSAPNLLYKYFWILLLVLTPLLFYIALRWFKSRKPVSSFTNLRKTQAEFESGLRKNELDTESEEIKDSDTETYFELLKDETPHNIAVILSQLPNDKATDILNWLPAEKRGEVAVSLSRVEQISPEVKKRVWTAFESLLKGESKYTSSYLEEDQTESGKTEVSRP comes from the coding sequence TTTTGTGCTTAATTATTTTTTCGGGATTAATTGTTATCTATTCCCGTGCTCATCGGGTCGAATATGTGACTTTATACAACGGGTTAGAGGCGGATGAGGCAGGTGCGATCATCGAAAAATTGAAAAGCAGTAAAGTTCCTTATAAAATCTCTGATGGAGGTAAAGTAATCTTAGTCCCTTCAGATGAGGCGGAGGAGGTTAGATTACAATTAGCCAGAGAGGGTTTACCTAAATCTGGAGTGGGGTATGAAATCTTCGATAAAAAAAGCTGGGGGATGACCGATTTTGTCGAAAAAATCAACTACAAAAGAGCATTAGAAGGAGAGCTTGCCAGGACGATCGGGGAGCTCAAGGAAATAGAATCTGTTAGAGTTCATCTGGTCCTGCCAGAAGAAAAATTGTTCAAAGAGGACAAGAGAGAACCATCTGCCTCGGTTATGCTCAAACTAAAACCGGGATTTAAGCTTTCCGGCTCTCAGGCCCTGGGAATTGCCAAACTCATAGCCAACAGCATCGAGGGACTCTCCACCGCAAATGTGACCATAATAGATTTCAACGGGGACATATTGTTCTCAGGAGAAACCGAGCAGTCACCAGAGGAGTTTTTATCCTCTCCAATTCAGACCGAAAAAGAAGCAGGAGTAGATTTAAAAAACAAAGCTTCGCCTTTGTCAGGTTATAGTACTAAAACTGAAGAGACGGAGAATTCTGCTCCAAACCTCCTATATAAATATTTCTGGATTTTGCTTCTGGTTTTAACCCCATTGCTATTCTACATTGCGTTGAGGTGGTTCAAAAGCAGAAAACCAGTCAGCTCTTTCACTAATCTCAGAAAAACACAAGCGGAATTTGAGTCTGGTTTAAGGAAGAATGAATTGGATACTGAATCTGAAGAGATTAAAGATTCAGACACCGAGACCTATTTCGAATTATTAAAGGATGAAACTCCGCATAACATAGCTGTCATTCTATCCCAGCTTCCCAATGACAAAGCGACGGATATCTTGAACTGGCTGCCTGCTGAAAAACGAGGAGAGGTCGCCGTTAGCTTGAGCAGGGTAGAGCAGATATCTCCCGAAGTAAAGAAGAGGGTATGGACAGCTTTTGAATCCTTGCTAAAAGGTGAGTCAAAATATACATCTTCATATCTGGAAGAAGACCAGACAGAATCAGGTAAAACTGAAGTCTCAAGACCTTGA
- the fliI gene encoding flagellar protein export ATPase FliI, with product MNSQKYLEALKKVDPYKVNGKVQKIVGMVIESSGPAASIGELCFIDNREKKKILAEVVGFKEDRVILMPLGEMRGITPGSFVVSSGKDFSLEVGKGLVGRVLNGLGQPIDGKGELQKCEERSIHSAPPEPLKRKRIVAPFHTGIKAIDTLLTCGQGQRMGIFSGSGVGKSVLLGMIARDSSADVNVIALIGERGREVREFIERDLKEEGLKKTVVVAATSDQPPLVRVKAALVATTVAEYFRDLGMNVLLLMDSLTRIALAQREVSLAVGEPPTTRGFTPSVFSLLPQILERAGASDSGSITGFYTVLVEGDDFNEPISDCSRATLDGHIILSRKLAGLNHYPSIDILESVSRVMKDVASREQLELSDRLKNLLAAYKEAEDLINVGAYSSGSSRKIDYALSRMEKINAFLRQKIDEHSNFETSMNLLKEIFKE from the coding sequence ATGAATTCTCAAAAATATCTAGAAGCTCTGAAGAAGGTCGACCCTTATAAGGTCAACGGCAAGGTACAGAAAATAGTGGGGATGGTGATCGAATCCTCAGGTCCGGCTGCCTCCATCGGAGAGCTATGCTTTATTGATAACCGGGAGAAAAAAAAGATTTTAGCTGAAGTCGTTGGATTCAAGGAGGACCGGGTTATTCTGATGCCTTTAGGAGAAATGAGAGGCATAACTCCCGGCAGTTTTGTGGTTTCTTCCGGAAAAGACTTCAGCCTAGAAGTTGGTAAGGGATTAGTCGGCAGAGTCTTGAATGGACTGGGACAGCCAATAGATGGAAAAGGAGAATTGCAAAAATGCGAAGAAAGATCTATTCACTCTGCTCCTCCAGAACCGCTGAAGCGCAAAAGAATAGTTGCTCCTTTTCATACCGGGATAAAAGCAATTGATACCCTGTTGACCTGTGGGCAGGGGCAGAGAATGGGGATTTTTTCCGGAAGCGGAGTGGGGAAAAGCGTTCTTTTGGGGATGATTGCTAGAGATTCCTCTGCAGATGTAAACGTAATAGCCCTTATCGGTGAAAGGGGAAGAGAGGTAAGAGAATTTATCGAAAGGGATTTAAAAGAAGAAGGCCTGAAAAAAACAGTTGTAGTGGCTGCCACCTCGGACCAGCCACCTCTGGTCAGGGTTAAAGCGGCTTTAGTGGCAACAACTGTAGCGGAATACTTCAGAGACTTAGGTATGAACGTGCTTCTGCTTATGGATTCTCTGACCCGCATTGCCTTAGCTCAAAGGGAAGTAAGTTTAGCAGTGGGGGAGCCGCCCACTACCCGGGGGTTCACTCCTTCTGTTTTCTCTCTTTTGCCTCAGATTTTAGAAAGAGCGGGTGCTTCTGATTCTGGAAGTATAACGGGATTTTATACCGTCTTAGTAGAAGGGGACGATTTCAATGAGCCGATCTCAGATTGCTCCAGAGCAACTTTGGATGGTCATATCATACTCTCGCGAAAATTAGCCGGGCTGAATCATTACCCGTCAATAGATATTCTGGAATCTGTGAGCCGGGTGATGAAAGACGTTGCATCCAGGGAACAGTTAGAGCTTTCAGATAGACTCAAAAACCTGCTGGCGGCCTATAAAGAAGCTGAGGACTTGATCAATGTTGGGGCTTACTCATCCGGCTCCAGCCGTAAGATAGACTATGCATTATCCAGAATGGAAAAAATTAATGCATTCTTACGGCAGAAGATTGACGAGCACTCGAATTTTGAGACCAGCATGAATCTCCTGAAGGAGATTTTTAAAGAATGA
- the fliJ gene encoding flagellar export protein FliJ produces the protein MKKFNYRLRGIEDFRKERLKTALRELKKVRDAFKSEKEFLDILTDQREDYREKLKDKSHAFLELNELNWYKEYLHLLEEKIEEKKQNLRKLRQNLIQLKKLTQKREKEKKTLEKNRQAKFTQFLNELRKEEQKEMDEVSRVISHK, from the coding sequence ATGAAAAAATTCAATTATAGACTTCGCGGTATAGAAGATTTCAGAAAAGAACGCCTGAAAACTGCCCTGAGAGAGCTAAAAAAGGTCAGGGATGCTTTCAAATCAGAAAAGGAGTTTCTGGATATATTAACTGACCAGCGGGAGGATTATCGGGAAAAGCTGAAGGACAAGTCCCATGCATTTCTGGAACTCAATGAGCTTAACTGGTACAAGGAATACCTGCATCTGTTAGAAGAAAAGATCGAGGAGAAAAAACAAAACTTAAGAAAACTCCGGCAGAATCTAATCCAGCTAAAAAAACTCACTCAAAAAAGAGAAAAAGAAAAAAAGACTTTAGAAAAAAACAGACAGGCAAAATTCACCCAGTTCTTAAACGAACTAAGAAAAGAAGAACAGAAAGAGATGGATGAAGTCAGCAGGGTAATTTCTCATAAATGA
- a CDS encoding FliM/FliN family flagellar motor switch protein, translating into MIDNSGFKEMKPFDFRQIRKLPPRIEKKLNEVNLRFAQNLVLLFKTTIGESKEKILVSSQRAGLEPINVEKSGEKLDFTFQLDSRQDGRLALDKNLASQLLCFYLGYPDGERVSPAKLSKIEESALFQLVEGIVKELQNAWAEGIKIDNLTFCYGKEPGQERLVVSRFSVKCGMNSGEIEIGYPFSFLDKVCTGGLSSSMESKQNIKELIEDSEVELTCVLGNIETHSDASLRLTLNQIAELKPGYIILMDTEGDSEVTISIQEKNRFRGIPGIYNSRKGVKIVSTFS; encoded by the coding sequence ATGATCGACAATTCCGGATTTAAAGAGATGAAGCCTTTTGATTTCAGGCAGATCCGAAAATTACCGCCCAGAATTGAAAAGAAGCTGAATGAGGTCAATTTGCGGTTTGCTCAAAATCTTGTCCTACTTTTCAAGACCACCATAGGAGAAAGCAAAGAGAAGATTCTGGTTTCTTCACAGAGGGCAGGATTAGAGCCTATTAACGTCGAAAAGAGTGGAGAAAAATTAGACTTTACCTTTCAGTTAGATTCCCGGCAAGATGGCAGGTTAGCGCTTGATAAAAATTTAGCCAGCCAGTTATTGTGCTTTTATCTGGGTTATCCAGACGGCGAAAGAGTCTCACCGGCGAAACTGTCCAAAATTGAAGAAAGCGCCTTGTTTCAACTGGTAGAAGGAATTGTTAAGGAATTACAGAATGCCTGGGCAGAGGGTATTAAAATAGATAATCTGACCTTTTGTTACGGAAAAGAACCGGGACAAGAGAGACTCGTAGTTTCGAGGTTTTCAGTCAAATGCGGGATGAACTCAGGAGAAATAGAGATAGGCTATCCGTTCTCATTTCTGGATAAAGTCTGCACTGGTGGCTTGAGTTCGAGTATGGAATCTAAACAGAACATCAAGGAATTGATAGAGGACTCAGAAGTGGAGCTGACCTGCGTTTTAGGAAATATAGAGACGCATAGCGATGCGTCTCTACGACTGACCTTAAACCAGATTGCAGAGCTTAAGCCTGGATATATAATTCTTATGGACACGGAAGGAGACTCTGAAGTAACCATTTCAATCCAGGAGAAGAACAGATTCAGGGGCATCCCCGGTATTTATAATAGTAGAAAAGGGGTGAAAATCGTCTCAACTTTTTCTTGA
- the fliN gene encoding flagellar motor switch protein FliN, whose amino-acid sequence MKENKILQGEIYSSDDQKGKLTEEEVSVRRGEFPELTSEFRNAGKQDISFLSEVCLPINVELGHSKMKIKEILELGPGSIVQLDKLPGEPVELYVGDQPLAKGEVVVVEERLGVRITELICPSEEKRIK is encoded by the coding sequence ATGAAGGAAAATAAAATCTTACAGGGAGAGATTTATTCTTCGGATGATCAAAAAGGAAAACTCACTGAGGAAGAGGTCTCAGTCAGAAGAGGTGAATTTCCCGAATTGACCTCTGAATTCAGGAACGCAGGAAAGCAGGATATATCTTTTCTTTCAGAAGTATGTTTGCCGATCAACGTGGAATTGGGGCATTCCAAGATGAAAATCAAAGAGATATTGGAATTGGGGCCTGGCTCTATTGTGCAATTAGACAAATTGCCGGGTGAACCGGTTGAGCTTTACGTTGGGGATCAACCTCTGGCAAAAGGTGAAGTAGTAGTAGTGGAGGAGAGATTAGGAGTCCGGATCACGGAATTGATTTGTCCTTCTGAAGAAAAGAGAATTAAATAA
- the fliO gene encoding flagellar biosynthetic protein FliO: MNKLLVVLTSGNLVAETEKIPDTGTGSLIIRLFLSLVLIIGLIYLSLFLLKKSSLGLKKNRAGDLIQVLERCYISPKKGIFIVKIGSKLLALGVTENQISLLSELDSNPESNTDLKDKVVSEKEIRATFLQKIKGKLNL, from the coding sequence ATGAACAAGCTTTTAGTAGTTCTTACATCAGGTAACTTAGTTGCTGAAACTGAAAAGATACCGGATACTGGTACAGGCAGCCTGATAATCAGGCTTTTCCTGTCCTTAGTTTTAATCATCGGTCTTATATATCTATCCCTTTTCCTGTTAAAAAAAAGCTCGCTCGGCTTGAAAAAGAATCGGGCAGGAGACCTGATTCAAGTTCTGGAAAGATGCTATATCTCTCCCAAGAAAGGGATTTTTATAGTCAAGATAGGATCAAAGTTATTAGCCTTAGGGGTAACGGAAAATCAAATAAGTCTTTTATCTGAATTAGATTCCAATCCAGAGTCTAATACAGATTTGAAAGATAAAGTTGTTTCGGAAAAAGAAATTAGAGCTACTTTTTTACAGAAGATTAAAGGCAAGCTTAATTTGTAA
- the fliP gene encoding flagellar type III secretion system pore protein FliP (The bacterial flagellar biogenesis protein FliP forms a type III secretion system (T3SS)-type pore required for flagellar assembly.) yields MTEESVEFDLEADSSSYGLRMTCSEHMGPINKVKFKLILGIVGFLVLLTFSDAVAQSVPKLSVELGKVNNPKDLSYGLQLLLIITVLALAPSILIMVTSFTRIVVVLSFLKQSIGTPQLPPNQLIFALALILTFFVMSPVIFNINQNALQPYLKGELNQNQAYEKGIKPLREFMFNQTREKDLALFVQLSKLPQPKNRDEIPTYVLIPGFVISELRIAFQIGFLIFIPFLIIDLVVASVITSMGMAMLPPAVISLPFKILLFVLVDGWYLLVRSLVTSFR; encoded by the coding sequence ATGACCGAAGAATCTGTCGAATTTGACCTTGAGGCAGATTCTTCGTCCTACGGACTCAGAATGACATGCAGTGAACATATGGGTCCGATAAACAAAGTAAAATTCAAACTGATTCTGGGAATAGTTGGTTTCCTTGTTCTGCTGACGTTTTCTGACGCAGTTGCTCAATCAGTTCCTAAGCTATCTGTGGAATTGGGCAAAGTAAATAATCCTAAAGACCTGTCATACGGTTTACAGCTCCTTTTGATTATCACGGTTCTGGCTTTAGCCCCTTCGATTCTTATTATGGTGACGTCTTTCACCAGGATTGTAGTGGTTCTGTCGTTTCTAAAACAATCCATAGGGACTCCCCAGTTACCGCCTAACCAGCTTATTTTCGCGTTAGCTTTGATTTTAACTTTTTTTGTTATGTCCCCGGTGATATTTAACATTAACCAGAACGCTCTCCAGCCTTATCTAAAAGGAGAATTAAATCAGAATCAAGCTTATGAGAAGGGAATAAAACCATTAAGAGAGTTTATGTTCAACCAGACCAGGGAGAAGGACCTGGCGTTATTTGTGCAACTTTCCAAACTGCCTCAGCCCAAAAATAGAGATGAGATACCGACTTATGTTCTGATACCGGGCTTTGTGATAAGCGAGCTGAGGATTGCTTTTCAGATCGGGTTCTTGATTTTCATTCCTTTTTTGATTATCGATCTGGTGGTAGCATCAGTCATAACCTCTATGGGAATGGCTATGCTTCCACCGGCAGTGATTTCTCTGCCTTTTAAGATACTTTTGTTCGTGTTAGTTGATGGCTGGTATCTTTTGGTTCGGTCTTTGGTGACCAGTTTCAGATAA
- the fliQ gene encoding flagellar biosynthesis protein FliQ: MNLDYILHLAKEAIILALIISAPALLFSLVVGFLISVFQAATQIQEPGLNFVPKLIAVAISLLLFLPWMLQRLIYFTTKLFENIPFLIR; the protein is encoded by the coding sequence ATGAATCTGGATTATATCTTACATTTAGCAAAAGAAGCAATAATACTGGCTTTGATCATCTCTGCTCCGGCGCTTCTTTTCAGTCTGGTGGTAGGTTTTTTGATAAGTGTTTTTCAGGCAGCTACCCAGATTCAGGAGCCAGGTCTGAATTTCGTTCCCAAACTGATTGCCGTGGCAATCTCCCTTCTTCTTTTTCTGCCCTGGATGCTCCAGAGATTGATTTATTTCACCACCAAGCTTTTTGAGAATATTCCGTTTCTGATCAGGTGA
- a CDS encoding outer membrane beta-barrel protein, which translates to MRRVIFFLCFVALIPSVHGRELKSKFMLTLKAGPAYPHLEHTNRVTFFGSQIDYFVSDQVSIGLDLKYLEYYEIIYYAVPRYLGAPDDYRNKWDWYSLGVSGKFLSGSKGPSPFIKLGAGFYIPQVHHPITRWLQDGSLAYKDKETGEISPGFNVGAGLQYIVWKRFSLQIEGSIDYIFNKSKNLNTTESFTFGNLTAGISLIL; encoded by the coding sequence ATGAGAAGAGTAATATTCTTTCTTTGTTTTGTCGCGTTAATCCCATCTGTGCACGGTAGAGAACTCAAGAGCAAATTCATGCTTACCTTAAAAGCTGGACCTGCTTATCCGCACTTAGAGCACACAAATCGAGTGACTTTCTTTGGGTCACAAATCGATTATTTTGTCAGTGATCAGGTTTCTATTGGACTGGATCTGAAGTATCTGGAATATTATGAAATTATTTACTATGCAGTCCCTCGCTACTTAGGAGCCCCGGATGATTATCGAAATAAGTGGGACTGGTATTCTTTAGGCGTATCTGGCAAATTTCTTTCCGGTTCGAAAGGGCCATCACCTTTCATCAAATTGGGAGCTGGTTTTTACATTCCTCAGGTGCATCATCCCATCACAAGATGGTTGCAAGACGGAAGCCTGGCCTATAAAGATAAGGAGACCGGAGAAATCTCACCTGGTTTTAATGTGGGAGCTGGGCTACAATATATTGTCTGGAAAAGATTCTCTCTGCAGATCGAAGGATCAATCGACTATATATTCAATAAGAGCAAAAACCTAAATACCACAGAGTCTTTCACCTTTGGTAACCTCACTGCCGGAATATCGTTAATTCTATAA